One Magnetovibrio sp. PR-2 DNA window includes the following coding sequences:
- a CDS encoding DUF924 family protein produces MSPKTLSHLIEEILTFWFGAPDDADYGKPQMKWFEKNDDFDAQIKQRFEQVMIDARQGKLDDMAESPEGAVALLIALDQFPRNVYRGSAQAFAADAHARRIAQQVLARDFDEQVAPVMRSFIYLPFEHSEDLADQERSLDLFTKLGGNGVEWAQKHHVIIERFGRFPHRNEVLGRDSTPEETEFLTQPNSSF; encoded by the coding sequence ATGTCACCAAAAACGCTGTCGCATTTGATTGAAGAAATTCTCACGTTTTGGTTCGGCGCGCCCGATGACGCGGATTACGGCAAGCCGCAGATGAAGTGGTTTGAAAAAAATGATGACTTCGATGCCCAAATTAAACAGCGTTTTGAACAAGTCATGATCGATGCGCGTCAAGGCAAGCTCGATGACATGGCGGAGAGCCCTGAGGGTGCGGTGGCGTTATTGATTGCGTTGGATCAATTTCCGCGCAATGTCTATCGCGGTTCGGCCCAAGCGTTTGCAGCCGACGCCCATGCGCGCCGCATCGCGCAGCAGGTTTTGGCCCGCGATTTTGATGAACAAGTGGCACCGGTGATGCGCAGCTTTATCTATCTGCCGTTCGAACACTCCGAAGACTTGGCCGACCAGGAACGGTCTTTGGACTTGTTTACCAAGCTGGGCGGCAACGGTGTGGAGTGGGCCCAAAAGCACCACGTCATCATCGAACGCTTCGGCCGCTTCCCGCACCGCAACGAAGTCTTGGGCCGCGATAGCACACCGGAAGAAACCGAGTTTCTGACACAGCCGAATTCGTCGTTCTAA
- a CDS encoding DUF1178 family protein, translating into MITYTLICDKDHEFAEQFDNYDDCMAQLKAKKLACPTCGSKDLVKGLSAPNVGGQAQPQMPSCPAAAGCANGACGLKA; encoded by the coding sequence ATGATCACCTACACCCTGATTTGCGACAAAGACCATGAGTTTGCCGAACAGTTCGACAACTACGACGACTGCATGGCGCAGCTGAAGGCCAAGAAGCTTGCGTGCCCGACGTGTGGCTCTAAGGACTTGGTTAAAGGGCTGTCTGCGCCCAACGTCGGCGGTCAGGCTCAGCCGCAAATGCCGTCCTGCCCGGCAGCCGCTGGATGTGCCAATGGGGCCTGTGGTCTGAAGGCTTAA